The Miscanthus floridulus cultivar M001 chromosome 7, ASM1932011v1, whole genome shotgun sequence genome includes a region encoding these proteins:
- the LOC136465407 gene encoding uncharacterized protein translates to MGASATATAATTEKVVTLEMETAAVVDAPEVTDATPSTAEEQTSSPVGMLGVVGAAVRPQSPPVVPQATAEEDEVVEIERAALEPQFVRILQKCGEEVVVIEEENTTREIKRLKSAIAGVMTQIKGIARTADQRHQLIKRMEPLAEENKILREALSLADKSIQRAQRERDLAESNSRDLEHQNGLSKKNGELDSKTEQLDQKCQQLEDVSKLKSEQDAELNQLRQTVEQIRQEKTKESERADKLAEEWKGGGFTDGLSDAQTQQLEDDVEDVAKVLVGDIDLFGETETIGEA, encoded by the exons ATGGGCGCGTCGGCGACCGCAACCGCGGCTACGACCGAAAAGGTCGTTACCTTGGAAATGGAAACTGCGGCTGTTGTTGATGCGCCGGAGGTTACAGACGCCACCCCATCAACGGCCGAGGAGCAAACATCATCGCCCGTAGGGATGCTAGGAGTGGTCGGAGCGGCGGTTCGACCACAGAGCCCCCCGGTGGTGCCTCAAgcgacggcggaggaggacgaggttgtggagatcgagcgtgccgcacTTGAACCCCAGTTCGTCCGGATTCTCCAGAAAtgcggggaagaggtggtagtcatcgaggaagaaaacaccaccagggagataaagaggttgaaatccgccattgctggagttatgactcaaatcaaG gggatagctcggacagcCGATCAACGGCatcaactgataaagaggatggagcccctcgccgaggaaaataagatactccggGAGGCGTTAAGTCTTGCGGATAAGagtattcagagggcccagcgtgagcgggaccttgcggagtcgaactcacgggaccttgaacatcagaatggg ttgagcaagaaaaacggagaactcgatagtaaaactgAGCAGCTCGACCAGAAGTGCCAGCAAttggaggatgtatccaagctgaaATCCG agcaagatgcagaactcaaccagcttcgccagaccgtcgaacaaatccgtcaagagaaaacgaaggagtcagagcgagcagataaactggccGAAGAATGGAAAG gtggtgggttcaccgatgggctgagcgacgcgcaaacccagcaactggaggatgatgttgaggatgtggcgaaagtgcttgtcggcgatatagatcTGTTTGGCGAAACAGAAACTATTGGTGAAGCTTAA